AATATTTTGTCGTCAAAGTCTTTGTATCTTATCCTATGGTCAAGTTTGGTGTCGGCGACCTTGGAACTCCAGCCGCTTACGTTTTTGTAGGCGATTATCAATCTATGCAATGCCCAAGCGTTAGCGATCTCGGACAAAGTGCCCGCCCCGCCGCCTATGACCACCAGCGCCGAAGCCGAGTTCGCGATAATGACATTGCGGTAAAGATCCAAGCCCGTAGGTATGACAATATCGGCGTATTCGTTAGCCTCGCTTGGCGAAAACATAGGCAAAATTCCCACCGTGTCGCCTTC
This sequence is a window from Clostridiales bacterium. Protein-coding genes within it:
- a CDS encoding TIGR00725 family protein, with product MRKTIAIAGDSNIDNDPQKQQLAFETGKILVDHGYRLISGGLGGVMEYAFKGAHASEKYKEGDTVGILPMFSPSEANEYADIVIPTGLDLYRNVIIANSASALVVIGGGAGTLSEIANAWALHRLIIAYKNVSGWSSKVADTKLDHRIRYKDFDDKIFGVTTPQEAVELIEKYMGKYNNYHKGIVKGE